The Stigmatella aurantiaca DW4/3-1 genome contains the following window.
ACGGGGTGAGCGCGCGGCGGACGACGACCATGGCGGGAATGGCGCTGGGCCTGCCGCTGGTGACGAACACCGGCCACCTCACCGAGCCGATCTGGCGTGGGTTGGGAGCCGTCGCGCTGGCGGAAGGCACGGACCCCGCGCCCCTGGCCGCGCTCGCCGAGCGGCTCCTGTCCCACCCTCAGGAGCGGGCCGCCCTGGGCGCGCACGCGGCGGAGATCTACCGGGAGCGCTTCTCGCTGGAGCGCACGGTGGAGGCCTTGTTGAGTGCACCTCCCTCGGAAGGACAGGAGACGCCGTGAGCGTGATTTCGCCCCTGAAGCTCGCGCTGCTGATGGATCCGCGCGAGGAGGGCTGGCCGAGCATGGACCTCGTGGGCGAGGCCCTGCTGGAGGGCTTGTCGGCGTGGCCCCGGGAGGTGCGGGTGATGGGCGTCCGCCCCTCCCTGCGCAAGGTGGTCCGCCACCTACCGAAGGTGGGAGCCCGCAACGCGGCGTTCAACGCGGACAGGCTGCTCACGCGCTTCGGGGCCTATCCGCTGCGCGCCCTGCTCACCCGGGGCCAGCACGAGGCCTTCCACGTGGTGGACCACTCGTACGCCCAGCTCGTCCACGCCCTCCCCGCGGGTCAGACGGGCGTCTATTGCCACGACCTCGATGCCTTCTGGTCCGTGCTGGAACCGTCCCGGGAGCCCCGGCCCGCATGGTTCCGCTGGATGGCCCGCGCCACGCTTCGAGGCCTGGAGCGCGCGGCCATCGTGTTCCACAGCACCCAGGCGGTGCGCAGCCAGCTCCTGGCCCATGGGGTCACCGACCCGGCGCGGCTCGTCTGGGCGCCCTATGGCGTCTCTCCCGAGTACCGCCCGGACCCCTCGCCCTCGGACGCCAGCGAAGCCCTCCTCGCGCCGCTGGGGGGCAGGCCCTTCCTCCTGCACGTGGGCAGCTCCATTCCCCGCAAGCGCCTGGACGTCCTCTTCGACGTGTTCGCCGCGCTGCGGGCCCGGCATCCCGACCTCCGGCTCGTTCAGCAGGGAGGTGCCCTCACCCCGGCCCAGCGCGAACAGGTGTCCCAACTTGGAATCGCCGGCGCGCTCCTTCAGCCCCCCAAGGTGGACCGGGCGACGCTGGCGGGGATGTACCGCCGTGCCTGGGCGGTGCTCGTCCCCAGCGAGGCGGAAGGCTTTGGACTGCCCGTCATCGAGGCGCTCGCCTGCGGGGCGAAGGTCATCGCCAGCGATCTGGCCGTGCTGCGGGAAGTCGGCGGTGAGGCTTGCACCTACTGCCCCGTGGCGAACGTGGAGGCCTGGGTGGAGACGCTGGACGCGCTGCTCTCGGGCCGACACCACGCCCCCTCCCCCGAGGCCCGCCGGGCCCGCGCGGCGCGCTTCACCTGGCAACAGCACGCCCGCACCGTGCTGGAGGCCTACCTTCACCTGCTCCGCCCGGGATTCTTGGACCACAAGACAAAAGACGGCACCCGCTGACAATTTTGGGCACGTAGGCGCGAGGGTCCCATTGCAGGCGGAGCGCGGAGGTGCGGGCACACGGTGCGTGCCAGGCCCCCATGACAGCCGAGAAAATCCGGTGCGGTCCCGTTTTCGTTTGCATGAGGAGCGGATCATCACATCAACCCTGTACGGCCACGGGGCGGCAATTCCCGGAGCATTCGCACACGGCGTGTGGCTCGGCCCTTGCTCTCTCGTCTGGTCAGGGTGCCGTTGCCAATTCTCCAGGAGCTCCCATGGTGCACCGTTCACGTGGCTTCACCCTCATTGAGCTCATGATTGTCGTGGCCATCATCGGAATCCTGGCCAGCATCGCCATTCCGAGTTTCATGCGCTTCCAGGCGCGCGCCCGGCAGTCCGAGGCCAGCACACAGCTCAAGAGCCTCTTCACCTCGATGCGCACCCAGCAGCGCAAGCCGACCAACAACATCCACGCCTCGGGCTTCTCGCCCGACCGCGGCAACCGCTACGGCTACCACCTGGAGAACGGGTGCTCTTCTTACGAGGACCGCAGCACGATCGACGCCGCCCCCAACCCCATCGACACGTGCATCGGCGCGGACAAGGCCCGGTTCAGGGAATTCCCGGCCTTCTTTACGCCGGTGTCCGTGTCGACCCCCACTTGGGATGAAGAGGGCATCGAGCACGGCATGGGGTCCGAGGCCGGCGTCTTTGGGGTGACGGGCAGCTGGGACTTCATCGCGTACGGCGCGGGGGATGTGGACGACCAGCTCAGCGATGCGCCGGACACCTGGCTCATCTCCTCGGCGGACGGGATGATCGAGACGAGCTGCCCGATCTCGGATGGCGTGCCGCTGAACGTCGCCGCCGGTGAGCCGTTCAACGTCAGCAACGACGTCAACTGCCCGTAACCGCCTCCCGCACGGAGGACTCTGTTCGCCCTGGCTTCTGTGTGGAAGCCAGGGCTTCCCGGCTTGA
Protein-coding sequences here:
- a CDS encoding glycosyltransferase family 4 protein — protein: MDPREEGWPSMDLVGEALLEGLSAWPREVRVMGVRPSLRKVVRHLPKVGARNAAFNADRLLTRFGAYPLRALLTRGQHEAFHVVDHSYAQLVHALPAGQTGVYCHDLDAFWSVLEPSREPRPAWFRWMARATLRGLERAAIVFHSTQAVRSQLLAHGVTDPARLVWAPYGVSPEYRPDPSPSDASEALLAPLGGRPFLLHVGSSIPRKRLDVLFDVFAALRARHPDLRLVQQGGALTPAQREQVSQLGIAGALLQPPKVDRATLAGMYRRAWAVLVPSEAEGFGLPVIEALACGAKVIASDLAVLREVGGEACTYCPVANVEAWVETLDALLSGRHHAPSPEARRARAARFTWQQHARTVLEAYLHLLRPGFLDHKTKDGTR
- a CDS encoding pilin encodes the protein MRFQARARQSEASTQLKSLFTSMRTQQRKPTNNIHASGFSPDRGNRYGYHLENGCSSYEDRSTIDAAPNPIDTCIGADKARFREFPAFFTPVSVSTPTWDEEGIEHGMGSEAGVFGVTGSWDFIAYGAGDVDDQLSDAPDTWLISSADGMIETSCPISDGVPLNVAAGEPFNVSNDVNCP